One genomic region from Melioribacteraceae bacterium 4301-Me encodes:
- a CDS encoding sugar-binding protein, with protein sequence MKRLFIVFAFLLATVVNAQFMVNPFETAAADSFFNHPEPGNLHGLGTGQGYVILSDTNDAHQGQKSLKVMWHCNTTESWGGFNQLMYLIPITEHRYLDFSMADHLSIWYKTIRPSTAPGFVHMRFKLHEAGGGADYWNSQNDHEDWYFETAVPYDDSTGQWQELIIPLKTINGFDGAPPTDEGFSLPGWSGARNNGELDLDKIVGYSIEVTAPQVGGDQWAYGTTLWDDLRLMGSKYEPIATFDNVAADPNYFTFDKMEWANANAALDLTDVTTDVFQGASSLQIHYKVNANQDWGGYVNMTHKFDTPRNLASNTALYCAIKNLVPNNLPTRLQCRFILFDGSGNGEESWFQLLNFNIDSTYNEWTTVKIPLEYISDQTWDLQKGVFINPPGQGNDDGKMDLTTITGFKIEFSVNGSDKGSVGADVISEGTMMIDFIIPAGYQETDKTPPDAPQGVTAIAGNYSNLIIWNDVPGESQEKYNVYFSTQPITDVNAPGVNAVKVKIPEGVSQVEHLLRSPVRDTTLTYYYAVTCTDKAGNVSVVSENSSATNTAKGVPVISLNPPANFNPDGDLSEWSGIQPIEIAISKGTGFPAPNTFVTDDADCSAKAYLAIDNQYLYVAFDVDDDIVNPSSQAASYLNDSPDLFIGLYNMSGVPHSAYQRGKQPDYHIRFNIGAVRSEGGADIDTVMKPGPNYFWGEKFPSGYTVEAKISLDDLMNKRNSPDARKDTIYVKKGFRVPIDFSINDNDTGDRDGILCYSPYNQDQSWADASRWLWTWIGDAMEPVTSVKNESVPVQYSLEQNYPNPFNPTTQIKYSIARPGLVTLRVYDILGRLVKELVNQNQEAGQYTINFNASGLASGIYLYKLESGSFTSVKKLMLIK encoded by the coding sequence ATGAAGAGGTTGTTTATAGTTTTTGCTTTTTTATTAGCTACTGTTGTTAACGCTCAATTTATGGTAAATCCGTTCGAAACAGCAGCAGCTGATAGTTTTTTTAACCATCCCGAACCGGGTAACTTGCACGGGTTAGGTACAGGTCAAGGCTATGTGATTTTATCCGATACAAATGATGCTCATCAAGGTCAGAAATCCCTTAAAGTTATGTGGCATTGTAATACTACTGAATCGTGGGGTGGTTTCAATCAGCTGATGTACTTAATTCCAATTACCGAGCATCGGTATCTTGATTTTAGTATGGCAGACCATCTTAGCATTTGGTATAAGACCATTCGCCCTTCAACTGCACCTGGTTTTGTACACATGAGATTTAAACTGCACGAAGCAGGTGGAGGAGCTGATTATTGGAACTCTCAAAATGACCATGAAGACTGGTATTTTGAAACAGCTGTGCCTTACGATGATTCCACAGGTCAATGGCAGGAATTAATTATTCCTTTAAAAACTATTAATGGCTTTGACGGAGCTCCGCCTACAGATGAAGGATTTTCTTTACCTGGCTGGAGTGGTGCAAGAAACAATGGTGAACTGGATTTAGATAAAATTGTAGGTTATAGTATTGAAGTTACTGCTCCACAAGTTGGAGGCGACCAATGGGCTTATGGGACAACTTTATGGGATGATCTTAGATTAATGGGTTCCAAATATGAACCTATCGCTACATTCGATAACGTGGCTGCTGACCCTAATTACTTTACTTTTGATAAAATGGAATGGGCTAATGCAAATGCTGCTCTCGATTTAACAGATGTAACAACTGATGTTTTCCAAGGCGCTTCAAGCCTTCAAATTCATTATAAAGTAAATGCAAATCAGGACTGGGGCGGCTATGTAAATATGACCCATAAATTTGATACACCACGAAATCTTGCTTCTAATACCGCCCTTTATTGCGCAATAAAAAATCTTGTGCCTAATAATCTACCAACCAGACTGCAGTGCAGATTTATCCTTTTTGATGGAAGTGGAAACGGAGAAGAAAGTTGGTTCCAACTACTTAATTTTAATATTGATTCAACTTACAACGAATGGACGACCGTAAAAATTCCACTTGAATATATCTCAGACCAAACATGGGATTTACAAAAAGGTGTGTTTATTAATCCTCCTGGACAGGGCAACGACGATGGAAAAATGGATTTGACTACTATAACTGGATTTAAAATCGAATTTTCTGTGAACGGAAGTGATAAAGGTTCCGTAGGCGCCGATGTAATTTCCGAAGGAACAATGATGATTGATTTTATTATTCCAGCAGGCTATCAGGAAACCGATAAAACTCCCCCTGACGCACCTCAAGGTGTAACAGCTATTGCAGGCAACTATTCAAATCTTATTATTTGGAATGATGTGCCGGGCGAAAGTCAAGAAAAATATAATGTTTATTTTAGCACACAGCCAATTACAGATGTTAATGCGCCTGGTGTTAATGCAGTTAAAGTGAAAATCCCTGAAGGTGTAAGTCAAGTTGAACATCTTTTACGTTCACCAGTAAGGGATACAACTCTTACTTACTATTATGCGGTTACTTGTACAGATAAAGCAGGGAATGTTTCAGTAGTAAGTGAGAATTCATCTGCGACTAACACTGCAAAGGGTGTTCCTGTAATTTCACTAAATCCTCCTGCAAATTTTAATCCTGATGGCGATTTGAGTGAATGGTCTGGCATTCAACCGATTGAAATTGCAATAAGCAAAGGAACAGGCTTCCCTGCACCTAATACATTTGTAACAGACGATGCGGATTGTTCTGCTAAGGCTTACCTTGCAATTGATAACCAATACTTATATGTTGCTTTTGATGTTGATGATGACATTGTTAATCCATCTTCCCAAGCAGCGTCTTATTTAAACGATTCACCCGACTTATTTATTGGCTTATATAACATGAGTGGTGTTCCTCATAGTGCGTATCAAAGAGGGAAACAGCCGGATTATCATATTCGTTTTAATATTGGCGCTGTTAGAAGTGAGGGTGGAGCTGATATTGATACTGTAATGAAACCTGGCCCAAATTACTTCTGGGGAGAAAAATTCCCAAGCGGGTATACTGTAGAAGCTAAAATTTCGTTAGATGATCTTATGAACAAAAGAAATTCCCCTGATGCAAGGAAAGATACAATTTATGTTAAGAAAGGTTTTAGAGTCCCTATAGATTTTTCAATAAATGATAATGACACCGGTGATAGAGACGGCATACTTTGTTACTCTCCGTATAATCAGGATCAATCATGGGCAGATGCTTCAAGATGGTTGTGGACTTGGATTGGGGATGCAATGGAACCTGTTACAAGTGTTAAAAATGAATCGGTCCCTGTTCAATATTCTTTGGAACAGAATTATCCTAATCCCTTCAACCCAACAACACAAATTAAATACTCAATTGCAAGGCCAGGTCTAGTGACTTTAAGAGTTTATGATATTTTGGGTCGTTTAGTAAAAGAACTTGTAAATCAAAATCAAGAAGCTGGACAGTACACAATTAATTTTAATGCTTCGGGATTAGCAAGCGGTATTTATTTATATAAGTTAGAAAGTGGTTCGTTTACAAGTGTGAAAAAATTAATGCTTATAAAGTGA
- a CDS encoding glycoside hydrolase family 9 protein has product MKSQIYYMVILTSILIYNYNLSAQKVFVNQAGYLRNSVKTVYFDQPVDSFYVCNSQNSVVVFKDRAEISKFVDPATDLVIYKGDFTEFSSEGKYFIRDNFNNKSVSFEISDTVFNTLFRKSLKAFYFQRCGMELNLQYANQYYHPKCHIADGFFHTSTDTAGFMLATGGWHDAGDFGKYVVNAGVSVGTLLMAYEFFPDRFSADDLNIPESGNGVPDILDEVKYELNWLLKMQRGDGGVFTKLTPENFAPFLMPQYDSSKRYIYKVSSTATADFAAVTAMAARIYKDFDKTFADECMHAAIKAWSFLERNRYIVPTGGFKNPAGTHTGEYGDDNDTDERLWASVELFNSVQDQKYHDYFLTNYKSRGVFNSTMNWQNVQSMALLSYLMSNNTLSNLTIKEELLAAIENFSAELISKSQNDGFNVTIQPGEYTWGSNSIVLNNAVILICAYKLTGNNDYYNTALQQLNYILGINAHQLSFVTGIGEKHVMHPHHRASASDGIDEPVPGFVAGGPNQFLQDDILKSRFNSSTPPALCYVDETDSYASNEVAINWNAPLVFVAGFFNGESKLDNVERINCTLPLEIRLDQNYPNPFNPCTTIKYSLTSANAQNHNVLADQVSVTLKVFDILGREITTLVNEEKFFGDYKVEFNGNNLPSGVYFYKITVDKNSLIKKMLLLR; this is encoded by the coding sequence ATGAAAAGTCAAATTTATTATATGGTTATACTAACGAGCATTTTAATTTACAACTACAATCTTTCTGCTCAAAAGGTTTTTGTTAACCAAGCTGGATACCTTAGAAATTCTGTAAAAACTGTTTACTTCGATCAACCAGTTGATAGTTTTTATGTGTGTAATTCACAAAATTCAGTTGTTGTTTTTAAAGACAGGGCTGAAATTTCAAAATTTGTAGACCCTGCTACCGACTTGGTCATTTATAAAGGGGATTTTACAGAGTTCTCATCCGAAGGAAAATATTTTATTAGAGATAATTTCAACAACAAATCAGTTTCATTTGAGATTTCCGATACTGTATTTAATACACTTTTTCGTAAATCACTTAAGGCATTCTATTTTCAAAGATGTGGGATGGAATTGAATCTCCAATATGCTAATCAATATTACCATCCAAAATGTCATATAGCAGATGGATTTTTTCATACAAGTACTGATACTGCAGGTTTTATGCTTGCAACAGGCGGCTGGCACGATGCTGGTGATTTTGGAAAGTATGTTGTAAATGCAGGTGTGAGCGTTGGAACTCTTTTAATGGCTTATGAATTTTTTCCCGATAGGTTCTCTGCAGATGATTTAAATATTCCTGAAAGCGGTAATGGTGTACCAGATATTTTAGACGAAGTTAAATATGAACTTAACTGGCTATTAAAAATGCAAAGGGGGGACGGTGGAGTATTCACAAAATTAACTCCAGAAAATTTTGCTCCATTTTTAATGCCCCAATACGATAGTTCAAAAAGATATATTTATAAAGTCTCGAGTACTGCTACTGCAGACTTTGCAGCGGTGACAGCAATGGCAGCAAGAATTTATAAGGATTTTGACAAGACTTTTGCAGATGAATGTATGCATGCTGCAATTAAAGCTTGGTCCTTTCTTGAAAGAAACCGTTACATCGTTCCAACTGGTGGCTTTAAAAATCCAGCTGGTACACACACTGGCGAATATGGAGACGATAATGATACTGACGAAAGATTATGGGCTTCTGTTGAATTATTCAACTCAGTCCAAGATCAAAAATATCATGATTATTTTTTAACTAACTATAAAAGTCGTGGAGTTTTTAACAGCACTATGAATTGGCAAAATGTTCAGAGCATGGCGCTGCTTTCCTACTTAATGAGTAATAATACTTTGTCGAATTTAACAATAAAAGAAGAATTGTTGGCCGCCATTGAAAATTTTTCTGCAGAATTAATATCGAAAAGTCAAAATGATGGATTTAATGTTACTATTCAACCTGGGGAATATACTTGGGGAAGTAATTCAATTGTGTTGAACAATGCTGTTATTTTAATTTGCGCATATAAATTAACAGGCAATAATGACTATTATAATACTGCATTACAGCAATTGAATTACATATTAGGTATTAATGCACATCAATTATCGTTTGTAACTGGTATCGGCGAAAAACATGTAATGCATCCCCATCACCGGGCTTCTGCTTCGGATGGTATTGATGAACCTGTGCCTGGATTTGTTGCTGGAGGTCCTAATCAATTTCTTCAAGATGATATTTTAAAAAGTCGCTTCAACAGTTCAACTCCACCTGCGCTTTGTTATGTTGACGAGACTGATAGTTATGCATCAAATGAGGTTGCTATTAATTGGAACGCTCCTTTGGTTTTTGTTGCGGGATTTTTTAATGGAGAAAGTAAATTAGATAACGTTGAAAGAATAAATTGTACCTTACCTTTAGAAATTAGATTAGATCAAAATTACCCAAATCCATTTAACCCTTGCACAACAATAAAATACTCACTTACTTCTGCTAATGCACAAAATCATAATGTATTAGCAGACCAAGTTAGTGTAACACTAAAAGTTTTTGATATTCTTGGGAGAGAAATTACAACTCTAGTTAACGAAGAAAAATTTTTTGGAGATTATAAAGTTGAATTTAACGGCAACAACTTACCGAGCGGTGTTTATTTTTATAAAATAACTGTTGACAAAAATTCATTAATAAAAAAAATGTTGCTTTTAAGATGA
- a CDS encoding TonB-dependent receptor domain-containing protein, whose product MARIYNLTYCLSAFILFSIFTITTYAGTTGKLVGKVTDKESGEPVVGANVIVEGTNFGAAADIDGYYYINSIPPGVYNVTVSSVGYQKTRITNVVIRIDLTTRLDVELTSTAVSIGEVVIEAKQPLITKDLTSSSAIVTAEQIKAMPVENINQVINLQAGVVNGHFRGGRANEVAYLIDGIPVNDAFNNSLSLDVENNSIRQMEAISGTFNAEYGQAMSGIVNIVTKDGTQKFEGTISVYGGNYFSNHSDIFPNIDKFNLGGPRDFQFTFGGPTKLINNLTFFLTGRYYKDNGYIFGKRVYNTWDNRPYFPNPSDPNFYINRNTGDGAYVSMNPAERKSFNGKLTYNLPNWKFSYSFFWDDNWNKYYNHAYRLTPDAIKNHYRVNTINALQIAYYPSHNTFATLKLSANLNKYWGYLYPDPYDPRYVDPNQGSPLSNYTFYSGGNETDRYNRYTLTYIAQFAIESQLSKEHKVKFGADVKLNKLFYHWMDIRNLTEGQLDNQGNPIFTLGYSDPGTKYNDIYSGDGFRKPYELAVYVQDKMEYDIMIINAGLRFDYFNPNADLPVDIRNPLNNPNFPGAYERKKAGIEYQVSPRLGVSFPISDKGAIHFSYGHFFQIPSFENLYSNSSYIIDQTTSLSSVVGNPELKAQKTIKYELGLQQVLFNDVSIDATVYYSDIRNLLGMEILQTYEGFLFGRFINRDYGNVKGLIITLDKRFSNFFSAKIDYTYQIAEGNASDPFEVYYNNTADPPVESNKKTVPLNWDQTHTLNLSLTIGNPTDWTIGLIFNYGSGAPYTVEPRYTLGLRFENNGRKPAVYNLDLKANKHFNILGYEFNTFILVYNLLDIKNEYGVYGSSGRAGIDLNTKFAGPVIGLNTIEEYVINPSFYSAPRRIAIGFNVGF is encoded by the coding sequence TTGGCACGTATATACAACCTTACTTATTGTCTATCTGCTTTTATATTATTTTCTATTTTCACCATAACTACTTATGCTGGTACTACGGGTAAACTTGTTGGCAAGGTAACTGATAAAGAATCTGGCGAGCCTGTGGTGGGTGCAAATGTAATTGTTGAAGGTACAAATTTTGGTGCTGCTGCTGATATTGACGGCTATTATTATATAAATAGTATTCCCCCGGGAGTTTATAATGTAACAGTAAGTTCAGTCGGCTATCAGAAAACAAGAATTACTAATGTTGTTATTAGAATAGATTTAACAACAAGGTTAGATGTTGAGCTAACGTCGACAGCTGTAAGCATTGGCGAAGTTGTAATAGAAGCCAAACAGCCGCTGATTACAAAAGATTTAACTTCTTCTTCTGCAATTGTTACTGCAGAACAAATTAAGGCAATGCCTGTAGAGAACATTAATCAAGTAATTAATTTGCAGGCAGGTGTTGTTAATGGCCATTTTAGAGGCGGTAGGGCAAACGAAGTTGCTTATCTTATAGATGGAATTCCAGTAAATGACGCATTCAATAATTCTCTTTCTTTGGATGTAGAAAACAATTCAATTAGACAAATGGAGGCAATCAGCGGGACTTTTAATGCTGAGTATGGGCAAGCTATGTCTGGAATTGTAAATATTGTTACTAAAGATGGTACACAAAAGTTTGAAGGTACAATTTCTGTTTACGGTGGAAATTATTTTTCGAATCATTCCGATATTTTCCCTAATATTGATAAATTTAATTTAGGCGGCCCACGGGATTTTCAATTTACGTTCGGCGGTCCTACTAAGTTAATTAATAACTTAACTTTTTTTCTAACCGGTAGATACTACAAAGATAATGGATATATTTTTGGTAAAAGGGTATATAACACTTGGGATAACAGGCCGTATTTCCCAAATCCAAGTGACCCAAATTTTTATATTAATAGAAACACAGGTGATGGTGCTTATGTTTCTATGAATCCTGCAGAAAGAAAATCTTTTAATGGCAAGCTTACTTATAATTTACCTAATTGGAAGTTTAGTTATAGTTTCTTTTGGGATGATAACTGGAATAAGTATTATAATCATGCATATCGCTTAACGCCAGATGCAATAAAAAATCATTATAGAGTTAATACAATTAACGCCTTGCAAATTGCATATTATCCTTCCCACAATACATTCGCAACTCTTAAACTTTCAGCAAATCTAAATAAATACTGGGGTTATCTGTATCCAGACCCCTATGATCCAAGATACGTTGACCCTAATCAAGGCAGTCCTCTTTCAAATTACACTTTTTACTCCGGCGGTAATGAAACTGATAGATATAACCGATATACATTGACTTATATTGCTCAATTTGCAATAGAATCTCAGCTATCCAAAGAACATAAAGTGAAATTTGGTGCTGATGTAAAATTGAACAAACTGTTTTACCATTGGATGGATATTAGAAATTTAACCGAAGGTCAATTAGACAATCAAGGTAATCCAATTTTTACTTTGGGATATAGTGACCCTGGTACAAAATATAATGATATTTACAGCGGTGATGGTTTTCGTAAACCTTATGAACTTGCAGTATATGTTCAAGATAAAATGGAATATGATATTATGATTATTAATGCTGGACTTAGATTCGATTATTTTAATCCCAATGCCGATTTACCTGTTGATATTAGAAACCCTCTTAATAATCCTAATTTCCCTGGAGCTTACGAGAGAAAGAAAGCTGGAATAGAATATCAAGTAAGTCCCCGACTTGGCGTTTCATTCCCTATCTCTGATAAAGGAGCTATACATTTTTCCTACGGCCATTTTTTCCAAATTCCATCATTCGAAAATCTTTATTCAAATAGTTCTTATATTATTGACCAAACTACTTCCCTTTCTTCTGTGGTTGGTAATCCTGAACTAAAAGCTCAAAAAACAATAAAGTATGAGTTAGGTCTTCAACAAGTCCTTTTCAATGATGTATCTATTGATGCAACTGTTTATTACAGCGATATCCGTAATTTGCTTGGAATGGAAATACTGCAAACCTATGAGGGATTTTTATTTGGTAGATTTATTAACAGAGATTATGGAAATGTAAAAGGATTAATTATAACTCTGGATAAAAGATTTTCTAATTTCTTCTCTGCTAAAATTGATTACACATATCAAATAGCAGAGGGTAATGCATCTGACCCATTTGAAGTTTATTATAACAATACAGCAGACCCGCCGGTTGAATCCAATAAAAAAACTGTTCCTCTTAATTGGGACCAAACACATACATTAAACCTTTCGCTTACAATAGGTAATCCTACGGATTGGACAATTGGACTTATTTTTAACTACGGGTCTGGCGCACCCTATACAGTTGAACCGCGATACACACTTGGATTAAGATTCGAAAACAACGGACGTAAACCTGCTGTTTATAACCTCGACTTAAAAGCTAATAAGCATTTTAATATTCTTGGTTACGAATTCAACACATTTATACTTGTTTATAATCTGCTTGACATTAAAAATGAATATGGCGTTTACGGCTCATCTGGTAGAGCAGGAATTGACCTTAATACAAAATTTGCTGGGCCTGTAATAGGATTAAATACAATTGAAGAGTACGTAATAAATCCTTCTTTTTATTCTGCTCCACGGAGAATAGCAATTGGATTTAATGTTGGTTTTTAA
- a CDS encoding PorV/PorQ family protein: MKSKMVILFIVISFTCVSIYPQEFVSNVSKRGTTAAPFLSISQGARATGMGSAFVAIADDPTAIFWNPAGLTKVQGGAVVFDHTEWIADIKYNFAAASYNLGSIGTVGVSFISSDVGEMKVRTVDEPEGTGEVFSVSDVSISVAYAINLTDNFSIGFNPKFIQQSIWKTSATAFAIDMGVQYITPFDGIVLAMSISNFGTKMKLSGTTDLVLYDPDPTTTGNNGMIPAEYQTDYWELPLNFRVGLAYQPLKSDLNKLTLAVDAAHPSDNYESVNVGVEYAFNNMFFVRGGYKSLFLRDSEESFTFGFGVKQKLFSSFIISIDYSYGDFGRLNNVQKFSIGLGF, encoded by the coding sequence ATGAAATCTAAAATGGTAATTCTTTTCATTGTAATTTCTTTTACCTGCGTAAGTATATATCCTCAGGAATTTGTCTCTAATGTGTCAAAGCGTGGAACTACAGCAGCTCCGTTTTTATCTATTAGTCAAGGCGCTAGGGCAACTGGAATGGGAAGTGCTTTTGTTGCAATTGCTGATGACCCTACTGCAATTTTCTGGAATCCTGCTGGCTTAACTAAAGTGCAAGGTGGAGCTGTAGTTTTCGACCATACAGAATGGATTGCAGATATTAAATACAACTTCGCCGCTGCATCTTACAATTTAGGCAGTATTGGTACAGTTGGAGTAAGTTTTATTTCATCTGATGTTGGTGAAATGAAAGTTCGAACTGTTGACGAACCAGAAGGTACCGGCGAGGTCTTTTCTGTTTCTGATGTTTCAATAAGCGTTGCTTATGCTATTAATCTGACTGATAACTTTTCTATTGGATTTAATCCTAAATTTATTCAACAATCTATTTGGAAGACTTCTGCTACCGCTTTCGCTATTGATATGGGAGTTCAATACATAACCCCTTTTGATGGCATTGTGCTTGCCATGTCAATTTCAAATTTTGGTACAAAAATGAAATTAAGCGGAACTACTGATCTTGTTCTTTATGACCCCGATCCCACAACTACTGGAAACAATGGTATGATACCTGCTGAATATCAGACTGACTATTGGGAATTACCGTTAAATTTCCGAGTGGGTTTAGCTTACCAGCCGCTTAAATCAGATTTGAATAAACTAACCTTAGCTGTTGACGCTGCTCACCCAAGTGATAATTATGAAAGTGTTAATGTTGGCGTAGAATACGCTTTTAACAATATGTTCTTTGTTAGAGGCGGCTATAAGTCACTTTTTTTAAGAGATTCTGAAGAGTCTTTCACTTTTGGATTTGGAGTAAAACAGAAACTATTTAGCAGTTTTATTATAAGTATAGATTATTCTTATGGTGATTTTGGTAGACTGAATAACGTTCAAAAATTTTCAATTGGTCTCGGTTTTTAA
- a CDS encoding family 16 glycosylhydrolase has product MKAITAIIFLTALLSVCFGKNYKGAEYRTKQSFLYGRFEASIKAPGKEGLLTSLFTYFDGTLSDPWSSSKWNEIDIEILGRYNNDVQFNTITPGQTNHVRHQLVNFNPAEDFHTYAFEWTPDYVAWFIDGDEVYRQTGEHIKTLIHPQKFMMNIWNPAYTNWAGEWNEAVLPAYGYYDWAAYYEYKPGEGDYGTNNNFKFSWRDDFNFFDSTRWQKATHTWDGNNCDFIPDNAVFVNGKLVLCLTNNNETGYNDKTPPSILSARAVGKKIFAFFSEELDSASAVNFSNYIINLPGSKIQNIDLLKDKRTVLFTLDADVTTGSVIVRGGVKDLFGNIINPSSKPIFIPQTFQYPIKVIAGYESAYKDFLKDQEWNYQSQYGYIDGGKSQFNLPIVNASSDEQLVYQTERWGMAKYEFQLEPGIYRIALKFAENYFTEPGKRVFDVYVQGNKVINSLDLVNVAGVRTKYDKVFDNIYIGDNGILDIHFSSVIDNPIINGLVIEQISTKVEHGVVTPKNFKLEQNYPNPFNPTTVISYQLPVSTHVTLKIYDLLGRKIATLVNEEKSSGSYSIKLSTSDYHLSSGIYFYRMTAGKFSETKKMILLQ; this is encoded by the coding sequence ATGAAAGCTATCACTGCAATAATTTTTTTAACAGCACTTTTATCGGTTTGTTTTGGCAAAAATTATAAGGGTGCAGAATATAGAACAAAACAATCTTTCCTCTATGGCCGATTTGAAGCAAGCATCAAGGCTCCAGGCAAAGAAGGGCTGTTAACCTCATTATTTACTTATTTTGATGGTACTCTTTCTGACCCATGGTCGTCTTCAAAATGGAATGAAATTGATATAGAAATTTTAGGGCGCTATAACAATGATGTGCAATTCAATACAATAACTCCTGGACAAACGAACCACGTAAGGCATCAACTTGTAAACTTTAACCCTGCAGAAGATTTTCATACTTATGCTTTTGAATGGACGCCTGATTATGTCGCCTGGTTTATTGATGGAGATGAGGTTTATCGTCAAACTGGAGAACATATAAAAACGCTTATTCACCCACAAAAATTTATGATGAATATATGGAACCCAGCATATACAAACTGGGCGGGTGAATGGAACGAAGCCGTATTACCGGCTTATGGTTACTATGATTGGGCTGCATATTATGAATATAAACCTGGTGAAGGTGATTATGGGACAAACAATAATTTTAAATTTAGTTGGAGAGACGATTTTAATTTCTTTGATTCGACAAGATGGCAAAAAGCAACTCACACTTGGGATGGAAATAACTGTGACTTTATACCTGATAATGCCGTGTTTGTTAATGGCAAACTTGTTTTGTGTTTAACTAACAACAATGAGACAGGTTATAATGATAAAACACCGCCATCAATTCTTTCAGCAAGAGCAGTTGGAAAAAAAATCTTTGCTTTTTTTTCTGAAGAACTGGATTCAGCTTCCGCTGTTAATTTTTCTAACTATATAATTAATCTGCCGGGAAGTAAAATTCAAAACATCGATTTACTAAAAGATAAACGCACAGTTTTGTTTACTCTTGACGCTGATGTCACTACAGGAAGTGTTATTGTACGTGGAGGAGTTAAAGATTTGTTTGGTAATATAATTAATCCCTCATCGAAACCAATTTTTATACCTCAAACTTTTCAATACCCTATTAAAGTGATTGCTGGATATGAATCAGCTTACAAAGATTTTTTAAAAGATCAAGAATGGAATTATCAGTCACAATACGGGTATATAGACGGGGGAAAAAGTCAATTTAATTTGCCGATTGTTAATGCTTCATCGGATGAACAGCTTGTTTACCAAACTGAAAGATGGGGAATGGCAAAGTATGAATTTCAGTTAGAACCTGGCATTTATCGAATTGCACTTAAGTTTGCTGAAAATTACTTTACAGAACCTGGCAAAAGAGTTTTTGATGTTTACGTTCAGGGTAACAAAGTAATTAATTCTTTGGACTTGGTTAATGTTGCAGGTGTAAGAACAAAATATGATAAAGTATTTGATAATATTTATATAGGAGATAACGGAATTTTAGATATTCACTTTTCATCGGTGATTGACAATCCTATAATAAATGGATTAGTAATTGAGCAAATATCAACTAAAGTAGAACATGGAGTAGTTACTCCAAAAAATTTTAAGCTTGAGCAAAATTATCCTAACCCCTTTAATCCAACAACAGTAATTAGTTACCAATTACCTGTTAGCACTCATGTTACATTAAAAATTTACGATTTGCTTGGTAGAAAGATAGCGACACTTGTTAATGAAGAGAAAAGTTCCGGTAGTTATTCAATTAAACTTTCGACATCAGATTATCATCTATCGAGCGGCATTTATTTTTACAGAATGACCGCAGGCAAATTTTCAGAGACAAAAAAGATGATTTTACTTCAGTAA